A region of Polyangiaceae bacterium DNA encodes the following proteins:
- a CDS encoding 4Fe-4S dicluster domain-containing protein — MDAWLLPRQRLGELLSALGAQGYDVIGPTLREGAIVYDSIQSDAELPIGLTDAQEPGRYRVEQRQDQAVFGFAVGAGSFKQQFHVPEERLYRVHREGKSLRFTPEPVEKKKLALLGARGCDLAALAIQDRVLKHDRYHDERYAARRSDVIVVAVHCGAPSASCFCTSMGTGPRAAGPWDLALTELLEGDHRFIVETGSAIGVTLVRELGLRPASVLDRVRAAKVPVSSAERITRRLETVGLRERLADNPDHPRFAQVAERCLACANCTLVCPTCFCTTIEDFTELDGSSAERRRRWDSCFTSDFSYIHGGAVRPSTAARYRQWITHKLSTWHEQFGSSGCVGCGRCITWCPVGIDITEEAAAVGSTGKGARKSE; from the coding sequence ATGGACGCCTGGCTCCTGCCCCGGCAACGGCTCGGTGAGCTGCTGAGCGCGCTCGGCGCCCAGGGCTACGACGTGATCGGGCCCACGCTCCGGGAAGGCGCCATCGTCTACGACTCCATCCAGAGCGACGCCGAGCTGCCCATCGGCCTCACCGACGCCCAGGAGCCCGGGCGCTACCGCGTCGAGCAGAGACAGGACCAGGCCGTGTTCGGCTTCGCGGTGGGCGCGGGCTCCTTCAAGCAGCAGTTCCACGTGCCGGAGGAGCGCCTGTATCGAGTCCACCGCGAGGGCAAGTCGCTGCGCTTCACCCCCGAGCCGGTCGAGAAGAAGAAGCTGGCGCTGCTCGGCGCGCGCGGCTGTGACCTGGCCGCGCTCGCGATCCAGGATCGGGTGCTGAAGCACGACCGGTACCACGACGAGCGCTACGCCGCCCGGCGCTCCGACGTGATCGTGGTCGCCGTGCACTGTGGCGCGCCTTCGGCGAGCTGCTTCTGCACGTCCATGGGCACGGGGCCGCGCGCAGCAGGCCCGTGGGATCTGGCGCTGACCGAGCTCCTGGAGGGCGATCACCGCTTCATCGTCGAGACGGGTAGCGCCATCGGCGTGACGCTCGTGCGCGAGCTCGGGCTCCGGCCGGCGAGCGTGCTCGACCGGGTGCGCGCCGCGAAGGTGCCGGTGAGCTCGGCGGAGCGCATCACCCGCCGCCTGGAGACGGTGGGCCTGCGCGAGCGCCTGGCCGACAACCCCGACCACCCGCGCTTCGCCCAGGTCGCCGAGCGCTGCCTCGCCTGTGCCAACTGCACGTTGGTGTGTCCGACCTGCTTCTGCACCACCATCGAGGACTTCACCGAGCTCGACGGGAGCAGTGCCGAGCGCCGCCGGCGCTGGGACTCGTGCTTCACCAGCGACTTCTCCTACATCCACGGCGGCGCGGTGCGGCCGAGCACGGCCGCGCGCTACCGGCAGTGGATCACCCACAAGCTCTCGACCTGGCACGAACAGTTCGGCTCGTCCGGCTGCGTCGGCTGCGGCCGCTGCATCACCTGGTGCCCGGTAGGCATCGACATCACCGAAGAAGCCGCTGCCGTCGGCAGCACGGGCAAAGGCGCCCGCAAATCGGAGTGA
- a CDS encoding acyl carrier protein, whose amino-acid sequence MPDRSQLRDSVLRALHRVAPEADTAGLAPDADLREELDIDSMDFLSFVTALHKDLGVDIPEADYPKLFSLDGAVSYLAGAMGDT is encoded by the coding sequence ATGCCGGACCGAAGTCAGCTCCGTGACAGCGTGCTCCGCGCGCTCCATCGCGTCGCCCCGGAGGCCGACACCGCTGGCCTCGCGCCCGACGCCGACCTGCGCGAGGAGCTCGACATCGACTCGATGGACTTCTTGAGCTTCGTCACCGCCCTACACAAGGACCTGGGCGTCGACATCCCGGAGGCTGATTACCCGAAGCTCTTCAGTCTCGACGGCGCGGTGAGCTATCTTGCGGGGGCGATGGGGGACACCTGA
- a CDS encoding TetR/AcrR family transcriptional regulator, with translation MGRSPKFSRHDMLRAALELAADAGPHALTIASLAAELGAPTGSIYHRFDGREQILAELWMQTVEGFQSDFIAALARADDAQGAIAAVRRTLDWTRRHVREARLLLLHRRQDFVPGAWPPSLVARAAALEPALGEALRAFARRALGRADANAMVRVRYALLDAPLGGVKPYLQAGKPPPRELDALVAETLFTSLARASSTTSAPVRDRR, from the coding sequence ATGGGGCGGAGCCCGAAGTTCAGCCGTCACGACATGCTGCGCGCGGCGCTCGAGCTGGCGGCGGACGCCGGGCCCCACGCGCTGACGATTGCGTCGTTGGCCGCAGAGCTGGGAGCCCCCACCGGGAGCATTTACCACCGCTTCGACGGCCGAGAGCAGATCCTGGCGGAGCTGTGGATGCAGACCGTCGAGGGCTTCCAGAGCGACTTCATCGCGGCGCTCGCCCGGGCAGACGACGCGCAGGGTGCGATCGCGGCCGTGCGGAGAACACTGGACTGGACCCGCCGCCACGTGCGCGAAGCGAGGCTCCTCCTGCTCCACCGCCGGCAAGACTTCGTGCCCGGAGCCTGGCCGCCGAGCCTGGTGGCGCGCGCGGCGGCGCTCGAGCCCGCCCTCGGCGAGGCGTTGCGGGCCTTCGCGCGGCGCGCGCTCGGGCGCGCAGACGCCAACGCGATGGTGCGCGTGCGTTATGCCCTCCTCGACGCGCCGCTCGGCGGAGTGAAGCCATACCTCCAGGCGGGGAAGCCGCCGCCCCGTGAGCTCGACGCCTTGGTGGCCGAGACCCTCTTCACATCTCTGGCCCGAGCATCGAGTACGACCTCGGCACCGGTCCGGGATCGTCGATGA
- a CDS encoding SRPBCC family protein has product MLLRFHEELPLSAADVYAYFRTPEDWVRLYGAFGDVEALDDGWRVVRLRGFPFPLVAKITLDQPNQRVRWSFRGFWEGEGEVELEPKGDGVVVDGYERIRPRGLGLLAPLAERLYLEKRFRAIWALGFRRLRRRATARG; this is encoded by the coding sequence ATGCTGCTGCGATTCCACGAGGAGCTCCCGCTGTCCGCGGCGGACGTGTACGCCTACTTCCGCACACCGGAGGATTGGGTGCGGCTCTACGGCGCGTTCGGAGATGTCGAAGCGCTCGACGATGGGTGGCGCGTCGTGCGCCTGAGAGGCTTCCCCTTCCCCCTCGTCGCCAAGATCACCCTCGACCAACCGAACCAGCGCGTGCGCTGGAGCTTCCGTGGCTTCTGGGAGGGTGAAGGGGAGGTCGAGCTGGAGCCGAAAGGCGACGGCGTGGTCGTCGACGGTTACGAGCGCATCCGGCCCCGAGGGCTCGGCCTGCTCGCTCCCTTGGCCGAGCGCCTGTATCTGGAGAAGCGCTTTCGCGCCATCTGGGCCCTCGGCTTCCGGCGGCTCCGGCGGCGCGCAACGGCGCGGGGCTGA
- a CDS encoding 2-oxo acid dehydrogenase subunit E2: protein MAEFVMPSLGSDMTAGTLVLWRVEPGQLVQRGDIVAEVDTDKGVIEVEVFTSGRVEKLLVSEGAKVPVGTPLALIAEDGAPAAPPAPPPVAAPPVAAPPVAAPRSLHTPLAVAPPRLRISPSARRLARELGVDPSRLTGTGPGGAINREDVKRAATEPPGAAPAAPADDARARMRQAIARAMARSNREIPHYYVSHSMSFGAALGFLERVNAERPPPERLVYGVLLLRAIALCLHDFPELNARWENDALVVSPAIHIGMAISLREGGLVIPAIVDADQLSLDALMQRLRDLVERARRGQLRSSELSLGTITVTSLGERGVESVAGVIYPPQTAILGFGTPAPRPWVVDGQVVPRPVLHMTLAGDHRASDGHRGALFLAKLEKLLSEPGKL, encoded by the coding sequence ATGGCTGAGTTCGTGATGCCCTCCCTGGGCTCCGACATGACGGCGGGCACGCTGGTGCTCTGGCGCGTCGAACCCGGGCAGCTCGTGCAGCGTGGCGACATCGTCGCGGAGGTGGACACGGACAAGGGCGTGATCGAGGTCGAGGTGTTCACGAGCGGCCGGGTCGAGAAGCTCCTGGTGAGCGAAGGCGCCAAGGTCCCGGTGGGGACGCCGCTGGCGCTGATCGCGGAGGACGGCGCGCCAGCAGCGCCGCCCGCGCCACCGCCGGTCGCCGCTCCGCCGGTCGCCGCGCCACCGGTCGCCGCTCCGCGCTCGCTGCACACGCCGCTCGCCGTCGCGCCGCCGCGCCTGCGCATCTCGCCCTCCGCGCGCCGGCTGGCGCGCGAGCTCGGCGTGGACCCTAGCCGGCTCACCGGCACCGGCCCCGGCGGCGCCATCAACCGCGAAGACGTGAAGCGGGCAGCGACGGAGCCCCCGGGGGCCGCGCCCGCCGCGCCGGCCGACGACGCCCGCGCGCGCATGCGTCAGGCCATCGCCCGGGCCATGGCGCGCTCGAACCGTGAGATCCCCCACTACTACGTCAGCCACAGCATGAGCTTCGGGGCGGCGCTGGGGTTCTTGGAGCGCGTGAACGCCGAGCGCCCCCCGCCGGAGCGGCTCGTCTACGGCGTCCTCTTGCTGCGCGCGATCGCGCTCTGCCTGCACGATTTCCCCGAGCTGAACGCCAGGTGGGAGAACGACGCGCTGGTCGTGAGCCCCGCGATCCACATCGGCATGGCCATCTCGCTCCGGGAAGGCGGGCTGGTGATCCCGGCGATCGTGGACGCCGACCAGCTCTCGCTCGACGCACTGATGCAGCGCCTCCGAGATCTGGTCGAGCGCGCGCGCCGCGGGCAGCTGCGCTCGAGCGAGCTGTCGCTCGGGACCATCACCGTGACCAGCCTGGGCGAGCGCGGGGTCGAGAGCGTGGCCGGCGTGATCTACCCGCCCCAGACCGCCATCTTGGGCTTCGGCACGCCGGCGCCCCGACCCTGGGTCGTGGACGGTCAGGTCGTCCCGCGCCCGGTCTTGCACATGACGCTCGCCGGCGATCACCGCGCGAGCGACGGGCACCGCGGCGCGCTGTTCCTGGCGAAGCTGGAGAAGCTCCTCTCCGAGCCTGGAAAGCTCTGA
- a CDS encoding alpha-ketoacid dehydrogenase subunit beta translates to MTTLSYREAIRAALRDALRADPRVFLMGEDVGRYGGAYAVSKGLLEEFGPERIRDTPLSESGFLGMGIGAALGGMRPIVEIMTVNFSLLALDQVVNNAATLRHMSGGQLSVPLVVRMATGGGRQLAAQHSHSLEGWYAHVPGIKVLTPATAQDAHDMLPAALADPDPVFIFEHQLLYASEGEVDLGAPPAKIGVAEVRRPGTDVSLVTYGGSLFKALDAAKELESAGVNAEVLDLRTLRPLDVDAVCASVAKTHRVVFVDEGWKTGSFAAELAAVCAERIFYELDAPIARVCSAEVPMPYAKHLEDAALPRAETIAAAAKELLGHG, encoded by the coding sequence ATGACCACGCTGAGCTACCGCGAGGCGATCCGCGCTGCCCTGCGCGACGCGCTGCGGGCCGATCCACGAGTGTTCCTGATGGGCGAGGACGTGGGCCGCTACGGCGGCGCCTACGCCGTCAGCAAGGGTCTGCTCGAGGAGTTCGGCCCCGAGCGCATCCGAGACACGCCGCTGTCGGAGAGCGGGTTTCTGGGCATGGGCATCGGCGCGGCGCTCGGCGGCATGCGCCCCATCGTCGAGATCATGACGGTCAACTTCAGCCTGCTGGCGCTGGATCAGGTGGTGAACAACGCGGCCACGCTGCGCCACATGTCGGGCGGTCAGCTCAGCGTGCCGCTGGTGGTGCGCATGGCCACCGGTGGCGGGCGCCAGCTCGCCGCCCAGCACTCCCACAGCCTGGAGGGCTGGTACGCCCACGTCCCCGGCATCAAGGTGCTGACCCCAGCGACGGCGCAGGACGCCCACGACATGCTGCCCGCAGCCCTGGCCGACCCCGATCCGGTGTTCATCTTCGAGCACCAGCTCCTGTACGCGAGCGAGGGCGAAGTGGACCTCGGCGCCCCGCCCGCGAAGATCGGCGTCGCGGAGGTGCGGAGGCCCGGCACGGACGTGAGCCTCGTCACCTACGGAGGCTCGCTGTTCAAGGCCCTGGACGCCGCCAAGGAGCTGGAATCCGCGGGCGTCAACGCGGAGGTGCTGGACCTCCGGACCCTGCGCCCCCTCGACGTGGACGCCGTGTGCGCGAGCGTGGCGAAGACCCATCGCGTCGTCTTCGTGGACGAAGGCTGGAAGACCGGCAGCTTCGCCGCCGAGCTCGCGGCGGTGTGCGCGGAGCGCATCTTCTACGAGCTCGACGCGCCCATCGCTCGCGTGTGCAGCGCCGAGGTTCCCATGCCCTACGCCAAGCACCTGGAAGACGCGGCGCTGCCGCGAGCGGAGACCATCGCCGCCGCCGCCAAGGAGCTCCTGGGTCATGGCTGA
- the pdhA gene encoding pyruvate dehydrogenase (acetyl-transferring) E1 component subunit alpha: MLLIRRFEEKCAEVYSAGKIRGFLHLYIGEEAVAVGGMAALSPDDNVVATYREHGHALCRGLSASSVMAEMFGKTNGCSRGRGGSMHLFSLPHRFYGGHAIVGAGLPVAVGLALAASMLGEERVTACFFGDGAVDEGEFHESMNLAALWRVPVLFVCENNLYAMGTALERHESVTDLCVKPRAYGIPAENVDGMDLFAVEAAMRHAVSEVRRHRSPFFLEARTYRFRAHSMYDAEAYRTRDEVNEWAGKHDPIELAGAELRGRSWLDDAAHADIEARVAAEVALACEAAEAGPLEPVADLTRDVYTPEAR, from the coding sequence ATGCTCCTGATCCGGCGCTTCGAGGAGAAGTGCGCGGAGGTCTACAGCGCCGGGAAGATCCGCGGCTTCTTGCACCTGTACATCGGCGAAGAGGCCGTGGCGGTCGGGGGGATGGCCGCGCTCTCGCCCGACGACAACGTCGTCGCCACCTACCGCGAGCACGGGCACGCGCTCTGCCGAGGGCTCTCGGCGAGCTCGGTCATGGCGGAGATGTTCGGCAAGACGAACGGCTGCAGCCGGGGGCGCGGCGGCTCCATGCACCTGTTCTCTCTCCCTCACCGCTTCTACGGTGGCCACGCCATCGTCGGCGCAGGGCTGCCGGTGGCCGTGGGACTCGCCCTGGCCGCTTCGATGCTGGGCGAAGAGCGCGTCACCGCGTGCTTCTTCGGCGACGGCGCGGTGGACGAGGGCGAGTTCCACGAGTCGATGAACCTGGCGGCGCTCTGGCGCGTGCCGGTGCTGTTCGTGTGCGAGAACAACCTGTACGCCATGGGCACTGCGCTCGAGCGGCACGAATCGGTCACCGATTTGTGCGTCAAGCCCCGCGCCTACGGCATCCCCGCCGAGAACGTCGACGGCATGGATCTGTTCGCGGTGGAGGCGGCGATGCGCCACGCCGTGAGCGAGGTCCGCCGGCACCGGAGCCCGTTCTTCCTCGAGGCCAGGACCTACCGCTTCCGCGCGCACTCGATGTACGACGCGGAGGCCTACCGGACCCGCGACGAGGTGAACGAGTGGGCGGGAAAGCACGATCCGATCGAGCTGGCGGGGGCAGAGCTTCGAGGACGGAGCTGGCTCGACGATGCGGCGCACGCGGACATCGAAGCGCGCGTCGCTGCCGAGGTGGCTCTGGCCTGCGAAGCCGCCGAAGCCGGACCGCTCGAGCCCGTCGCCGATCTGACGCGCGACGTGTACACGCCGGAGGCGCGATGA
- the acsA gene encoding acetate--CoA ligase: MSPRVIVKPRPARGARPNLDDYERARSVFRWDKARSLLDGLPGGRGLNMAYEAIDRHVVRGRGGHVALRWLPKHGEPVELSYEDLHRRTNRFANALAKLGVAPGDRVFALLGRIPELYVTALGTLKHRAVFCPMFSAFGPEPIRQRLELGGARVLVTTTSLYKKKVASIRAALPSLEHVIIVTDEGLPPEGTLGFHELVDSSSARYEIEPTSAEAPALLHFTSGTTGTPKGALHVHKAVLMHHVTGRLALDLHDDDVFWCTADPGWVTGTSYGIIAPLTNGVTMLVDEAEFEAERWYRTLEEQRVTVWYTAPTAIRMLMKAGSELPKKYDLSRVRLAASVGEPLNPEAVLWGADTLGLPFHDNWWQTETGGIMISNFASMDIRPGSMGRPLPGVEAAIVRRTANGVEVVETPGEQGELALRPGWPSMFRAYLNAPERYEKCFAGGWYLTGDLAKQDPDGYFWFVGRADDVIKTAGHLIGPFEVESVLVEHPAVAEAGVIGKPDPVAGEIIKAFVSLRPGFTWSEELSLGILGHARKRLGPAVAPKELACTADLPKTKSGKIMRRLLKARELGLPEGDLSTLERSES, from the coding sequence ATGAGCCCACGGGTGATCGTCAAACCGAGGCCCGCGCGCGGGGCGCGGCCCAACCTCGATGATTACGAGCGAGCCCGATCGGTCTTCCGTTGGGACAAGGCGCGCTCGCTCTTGGACGGATTGCCCGGCGGGCGCGGGCTCAACATGGCGTACGAGGCGATCGACCGTCACGTCGTCCGCGGCCGCGGCGGCCACGTCGCGCTGCGGTGGTTGCCCAAGCACGGCGAGCCCGTCGAGCTCAGCTACGAAGACCTCCATCGGCGCACGAACCGCTTCGCGAATGCCCTCGCCAAGCTCGGCGTCGCGCCGGGAGATCGCGTCTTCGCGCTGCTCGGCCGCATTCCGGAGCTGTACGTGACGGCGCTCGGCACGCTCAAGCACCGCGCGGTCTTCTGCCCGATGTTCTCGGCCTTCGGCCCCGAGCCGATCCGGCAGCGTCTCGAGCTGGGAGGCGCCCGAGTGCTGGTGACGACCACGTCGCTCTACAAGAAGAAGGTCGCGAGCATCCGCGCGGCGTTGCCGTCCCTCGAGCACGTGATCATCGTGACCGACGAGGGCCTGCCGCCGGAAGGAACGCTCGGCTTCCACGAGCTGGTGGACAGCTCCAGCGCCCGCTACGAGATCGAGCCGACCAGCGCCGAGGCGCCGGCGCTCCTGCACTTCACCAGCGGAACCACCGGGACGCCGAAGGGCGCGCTGCACGTGCACAAGGCTGTGCTCATGCACCACGTGACCGGGCGCCTCGCGCTCGACCTGCACGACGACGACGTGTTCTGGTGTACCGCAGATCCCGGCTGGGTCACCGGGACGTCCTACGGCATCATCGCGCCGCTCACCAACGGCGTGACGATGCTGGTGGACGAGGCGGAGTTCGAAGCCGAGCGCTGGTACCGCACGCTGGAGGAGCAGCGGGTGACCGTCTGGTACACGGCGCCCACCGCGATCCGCATGTTGATGAAGGCCGGCAGCGAGCTGCCGAAGAAGTACGATTTGTCCCGCGTGCGCCTGGCGGCGAGCGTGGGCGAGCCGCTGAATCCCGAGGCCGTGCTCTGGGGCGCCGACACGCTCGGCCTGCCGTTCCACGACAACTGGTGGCAGACCGAGACGGGCGGGATCATGATCTCGAACTTCGCCTCGATGGACATCCGCCCGGGCTCGATGGGGCGGCCGCTGCCGGGCGTGGAGGCTGCCATCGTGCGCAGAACCGCCAACGGCGTGGAGGTCGTGGAGACCCCAGGTGAGCAGGGCGAGCTCGCGCTCCGGCCCGGCTGGCCCAGCATGTTCCGCGCCTACCTGAACGCGCCGGAGCGCTACGAGAAGTGCTTCGCGGGCGGTTGGTACCTGACCGGTGATCTGGCGAAGCAGGACCCCGACGGCTACTTCTGGTTCGTGGGGCGGGCGGACGACGTGATCAAGACGGCGGGGCACCTAATCGGCCCGTTCGAGGTCGAGAGCGTGCTGGTAGAGCACCCGGCGGTGGCGGAGGCTGGGGTGATCGGCAAGCCCGATCCGGTCGCTGGGGAGATCATCAAGGCGTTCGTCTCGCTGCGGCCGGGCTTCACCTGGAGCGAAGAGCTGTCGCTCGGGATCCTGGGTCACGCCCGCAAGCGCTTGGGTCCGGCGGTGGCGCCCAAGGAGCTCGCCTGCACGGCCGATCTGCCCAAGACGAAGAGCGGCAAGATCATGCGGCGCTTGCTCAAGGCGCGCGAGCTCGGCCTGCCCGAAGGCGATTTGTCCACGTTGGAGAGGAGCGAGTCGTGA
- a CDS encoding CBS domain-containing protein, whose amino-acid sequence MPRTVKEIMNGELFSLRTHDGTDDALGYILGLGITAAPVLDEAKKPIGLASFRDLLRAPSPATVAERMTVPAVTVRSDASVEEAARVIADKGVHRAVVVDAEGRAVGVASSIDVIRGLLGLPAAHPSAFPHWDRARGVSWTDDTLLDLERLDVAPDEAGVLALIRGGKDLEERVVWAESAHNVRTRLYDILSRPQDEQPMLKRILASYSGLRFRAAAIHMADQREAVSESLMAEALSALAPASAE is encoded by the coding sequence ATGCCAAGAACGGTCAAGGAGATCATGAACGGCGAGCTCTTCAGCTTGCGCACTCACGACGGAACCGACGACGCGCTCGGGTACATCCTCGGGCTCGGCATCACGGCTGCGCCCGTCTTGGACGAGGCGAAGAAGCCCATCGGGCTGGCGTCCTTCCGTGACCTCTTGCGCGCGCCATCGCCCGCCACGGTGGCGGAGCGGATGACGGTGCCGGCCGTCACCGTGCGCTCCGACGCCAGCGTCGAGGAGGCCGCCCGGGTGATCGCGGACAAGGGCGTTCACCGCGCCGTGGTGGTGGACGCCGAGGGACGCGCGGTGGGCGTGGCCTCGTCGATCGACGTGATCCGGGGGCTCCTCGGCCTACCGGCGGCGCATCCGTCGGCGTTCCCGCACTGGGACAGGGCCCGCGGAGTCTCCTGGACCGACGACACGCTGCTCGACCTCGAGCGGCTGGACGTGGCGCCGGACGAGGCGGGCGTGCTCGCGCTCATCCGGGGCGGCAAGGATCTGGAGGAGCGGGTGGTGTGGGCGGAGTCCGCTCACAACGTGCGCACGCGCCTCTACGACATCTTGTCCCGCCCGCAGGACGAGCAGCCGATGCTGAAGCGCATCCTCGCCAGCTACTCCGGGCTGCGCTTCAGGGCGGCGGCCATCCACATGGCCGACCAGCGCGAGGCCGTGTCCGAGTCCCTGATGGCCGAAGCACTCTCGGCGCTCGCCCCCGCCAGCGCCGAGTGA
- a CDS encoding CBS domain-containing protein produces MATGLTPVREIMSKAVLGVEPGMRVADALDFAREHAITHLPVVVAGRAVGVVCTCDLEDAKLDSDVSSIMHAPPVSIGSECLMAEAAATMAEKGVGSVLVLTGGRLTGIVTRSDFERVGMAEAAFGDQRCSVCKSYQHVHIDPRCGYLLCAACRAGARCAKEGSELGGGD; encoded by the coding sequence ATGGCGACAGGACTGACCCCCGTTCGCGAGATCATGAGCAAGGCAGTGCTGGGCGTGGAGCCGGGCATGCGCGTCGCGGACGCGCTGGACTTCGCCCGCGAGCACGCCATCACCCACCTGCCCGTCGTGGTAGCTGGGCGCGCGGTGGGGGTCGTCTGCACCTGCGACCTGGAGGATGCGAAGCTCGACAGCGACGTGTCGTCCATCATGCACGCGCCGCCGGTCAGCATCGGCAGCGAGTGTCTGATGGCCGAGGCGGCGGCGACGATGGCCGAGAAGGGCGTGGGCTCGGTGCTGGTCCTGACCGGTGGGCGACTGACCGGCATCGTGACCCGCTCGGACTTCGAGCGGGTCGGTATGGCGGAGGCTGCGTTCGGCGACCAACGCTGCTCGGTGTGCAAGAGCTACCAGCACGTGCACATCGATCCGCGCTGCGGCTACCTCCTGTGCGCCGCTTGCCGCGCCGGCGCGCGCTGCGCCAAGGAGGGCTCCGAGCTGGGGGGCGGCGACTGA
- a CDS encoding RpiB/LacA/LacB family sugar-phosphate isomerase — protein sequence MKIALGADEDTHLVGSIRGWLEQQGHEVVPHGAAVGVSEPWAKTALDVAEGVAARRFDLGVVCCWTGTGVSIAANKVPGVRAALCADAETARGARKWNDANVLALSLRSTSEQVAREILAAFVAEPYAGTEDASLGAIREREA from the coding sequence ATGAAGATCGCGCTGGGAGCGGACGAAGACACGCACTTGGTGGGGAGCATCCGTGGCTGGCTGGAGCAGCAGGGACACGAGGTGGTGCCTCACGGTGCCGCCGTGGGCGTGAGCGAGCCCTGGGCCAAGACCGCCCTCGACGTGGCCGAGGGGGTGGCCGCCAGGCGCTTCGACCTTGGCGTGGTTTGTTGCTGGACCGGCACCGGCGTCTCCATCGCGGCCAACAAGGTGCCCGGTGTCCGCGCCGCCCTCTGCGCCGACGCCGAGACGGCGCGCGGGGCCCGCAAGTGGAACGACGCCAACGTGCTCGCGCTCAGCCTGCGCAGCACGAGCGAGCAGGTGGCGAGGGAGATCCTCGCAGCCTTCGTCGCGGAACCCTATGCAGGGACCGAAGACGCGAGCCTCGGCGCCATCCGCGAGCGCGAAGCCTGA
- a CDS encoding TolC family protein, translating to MKSLRKLSFAAFSACVFSASLGSAQEPAPPPPIEEKAAPTAADDLSARLRSMMARPAGLTSADVGRRAVKNSQDVRAKQAEIAAASAEVDKAFAGWFPKLTLTARYTRLSPIDTPSFGPGNANLVATPAPAGPLPPNPPLVAIPGSALSFPVVLDQYALQAGLLLPVSDYFLRISQSHTAAQHGKGAADLTHRAAKLSAAADAKLVYYGWARAKLSHEVAKQSLVQAKSHHEAAKILFEVDRAAKADVLRAESAVAGAELLVERSSNLTELAQDRLRTVLRDPPGTRYEIGEDLLGPAPGQGERLDFAPLYAEAQRQRLELRALEKAGLSLSEQRRAVKSVSYPRLDAFGNAYYANPNQRYVPQTKEWKATWDVGLQVSWTPNDVLTSNATSAGLEAQRAKLEAQREQLRDALRTEVFDASQALREASVGVKTAERGATAAEEAYRARAEQYRLGRASSVELTDAEADLLRARLEVINARVGVRIARVKLDHALGRDAK from the coding sequence ATGAAGTCCCTTCGCAAGCTCTCGTTCGCCGCCTTCAGCGCCTGTGTCTTCTCCGCCAGCCTCGGCTCGGCCCAGGAGCCCGCCCCGCCTCCGCCCATCGAGGAGAAGGCCGCACCCACGGCCGCCGACGATCTGTCGGCGCGGCTGCGTTCGATGATGGCGCGACCGGCCGGGCTCACCTCCGCCGACGTCGGCCGGCGCGCCGTGAAGAACAGCCAGGACGTGCGCGCGAAGCAGGCGGAGATCGCGGCCGCCAGCGCCGAGGTGGACAAGGCCTTCGCCGGCTGGTTCCCCAAGCTGACGCTGACGGCGCGCTACACGCGCCTCTCCCCCATCGACACCCCGAGCTTCGGGCCCGGGAACGCCAACCTGGTCGCGACCCCAGCCCCCGCCGGTCCGCTGCCGCCGAACCCGCCGCTCGTCGCCATTCCCGGCTCGGCGCTGTCGTTCCCGGTCGTGCTCGACCAGTACGCGCTCCAGGCGGGGCTGCTGTTGCCCGTGAGCGACTATTTCCTGCGCATCAGCCAGTCACACACCGCCGCGCAGCACGGCAAGGGCGCCGCCGATCTCACCCATCGCGCCGCCAAGCTGAGCGCGGCCGCTGACGCCAAGCTCGTCTACTACGGCTGGGCGCGAGCGAAGCTCTCCCACGAGGTCGCCAAGCAGAGCCTCGTCCAGGCCAAGTCGCACCACGAGGCGGCGAAGATCCTGTTCGAGGTGGACCGCGCGGCCAAGGCCGACGTGCTCCGCGCCGAGTCGGCCGTTGCCGGCGCCGAGCTGCTGGTCGAGCGCTCCTCGAACCTGACCGAGCTGGCGCAGGACCGCCTGCGCACCGTGCTCAGGGATCCGCCGGGGACGCGCTACGAAATTGGTGAGGATCTGCTGGGCCCAGCGCCCGGCCAAGGCGAGCGCCTCGACTTCGCGCCCCTGTACGCCGAGGCGCAGCGCCAGCGCCTCGAGCTCCGCGCGCTGGAGAAGGCCGGGCTCTCCCTCTCCGAGCAGCGGCGCGCCGTGAAGAGCGTGAGCTACCCGCGCCTGGACGCCTTCGGCAACGCCTACTACGCGAACCCGAACCAGCGCTACGTACCCCAGACCAAGGAGTGGAAGGCGACCTGGGACGTCGGGCTCCAGGTGAGCTGGACGCCCAACGACGTGCTCACGTCGAACGCCACCTCCGCCGGCCTGGAGGCGCAGCGGGCGAAGCTGGAGGCCCAACGCGAGCAGCTCCGCGACGCGCTGCGCACCGAGGTCTTCGACGCCTCGCAGGCGCTGCGCGAAGCGAGCGTTGGGGTCAAGACTGCGGAGCGGGGCGCCACGGCGGCCGAAGAGGCCTACCGCGCCCGCGCGGAGCAGTACCGGCTCGGCCGCGCCAGCAGCGTCGAGCTGACCGACGCGGAGGCCGACCTGCTCCGTGCTCGGCTCGAGGTGATCAACGCGCGAGTGGGCGTGCGCATCGCGCGCGTCAAGCTCGACCACGCGCTGGGCCGCGACGCCAAGTGA